In Thalassotalea fonticola, a single genomic region encodes these proteins:
- a CDS encoding YncE family protein has translation MSGTIVVVNKNDNTVNFIDLKSRKIKFTRTTGKGPHELAMSADGRLAVVTDYIGGNSLTVFDVQQARKVKTIDLSNYPRPHGVLFLKDQRRVAVSSEGSDSVVIVDVTSGQIEKVIGTKQKGSHMVALPESSERVYTTNMDSNTVSELDVQSGTLLRKISTPDVPEAITINKDGSELWVGSNEDGLVSVFNLINGGLIKQWRGFSFPYRVLLTRDEQFAVIPDYKNNTLDIIDVKNKKKLHQIDFSWRTIPNGVVYHPDDRTLFMSAYGKDKIIVIDIPSGETLFELPTGDGPDGIGYSSLVLQ, from the coding sequence ATGTCGGGAACAATTGTCGTCGTAAACAAAAACGATAATACGGTTAATTTCATTGATCTTAAGAGTCGTAAAATTAAATTCACGCGTACAACTGGCAAGGGCCCTCACGAATTGGCGATGAGTGCGGATGGGCGCTTGGCTGTAGTCACTGATTATATTGGTGGTAATAGTTTAACTGTTTTTGATGTTCAACAAGCAAGAAAAGTAAAAACCATTGATTTATCTAATTACCCTAGGCCTCATGGGGTGTTGTTTTTAAAAGATCAGCGAAGAGTCGCTGTTTCTTCTGAAGGCTCGGATAGTGTGGTAATAGTCGATGTTACATCAGGCCAAATTGAAAAAGTGATCGGTACTAAACAGAAAGGCTCTCATATGGTGGCATTGCCTGAGTCTAGCGAGCGTGTATATACCACTAATATGGACTCTAATACGGTATCTGAATTAGACGTTCAATCTGGAACTTTACTACGAAAAATTTCTACGCCCGATGTACCGGAAGCGATCACGATCAACAAAGATGGATCAGAGCTTTGGGTGGGGAGCAATGAGGATGGTTTAGTAAGTGTATTTAATTTAATTAATGGCGGACTAATTAAGCAATGGAGAGGGTTTAGTTTTCCTTATAGGGTGTTACTAACACGCGATGAGCAGTTTGCCGTGATCCCTGATTATAAGAATAATACGCTCGATATTATTGATGTAAAGAATAAAAAGAAATTGCATCAAATAGATTTTTCTTGGAGAACGATACCTAATGGTGTGGTTTATCATCCAGATGATCGTACTTTGTTTATGTCTGCCTACGGTAAAGATAAGATTATTGTCATTGATATACCATCAGGTGAAACGTTATTTGAACTACCTACAGGTGATGGACCGGATGGAATAGGATATTCATCATTGGTTTTACAATAG